AATGACACAGGCCGCGGCTGGGCGCGGCCTGTGTTGTTAGGGAGAGCGGATTCAGAAAGCGAAATGCGCTTCTTCCAATGCCATCAGTGGCTTGGCTCCGGTCTTGATGCTGGCCTTCAGCGCTTCGGCCTCCGGCAGCAGCTTGGCGTAGTAGAAGCGGGCGGTGGCGATCTTGGCGTGGTAGAACGCGTCGTCGCCGTGGCCCAGCCGGGCGTAGGATACCTCCGCCATCCGCGCCCACAGCCAGGCGTAGGTCAGGTGGCCGATCAGGCGCAGGTAGTCGGAGGCGGCCGCGCCGGCCTCATCCTTGTCCTGCAGGCTGGCCATGCCCACGCCCATGGTCAGTTCGCCCACTTCCTTCATCAGTTTGGACAGCGGATTGACGAATTCTCCCAATTGCGGATGTCCTTCGTGCTGCTGGCAGAACTTGTGGATCAGCTTGGTGAACTTGCGCAGCTTGGCGCCCTGGTCCAACAAGACCTTGCGGCCAAGCAAGTCGATCGCCTGGATGCCGTTGGTGCCTTCGTATATCTGGGAGATGCGCGCGTCGCGCACCAGTTGCTCCATGCCCCATTCGCGGATGTAGCCATGGCCGCCGAGCACCTGCACGCCGTGGTTGGCGGCGGCGAAGCCGTTGTCGGTCATGAAGGCCTTGGCCACCGGGGTCAGCAGCGCCACCAGATCGGCGGCGTCGGCGCGGACGGATGCGTCGGGATGCTTGTCCTCGATGTCCAGTTGCAGCGCCAGCAGGCCGGCCAGCGCGCGGCCGGCTTCGGTATAGGCCTTCTGCGTCAGCAACATGCGGCGCACGTCGGGGTGGACGATGATGGGGTCGGCTGCTTTGTCCGGGCACTTGGCGCCGTTCAGCGCGCGCATCTGCAGACGTTCGCGGGCGTAGGCCAGCGCGCCCTGGAACGAGGCCTCGCCCAGGCCCAGTCCCTGCATGCCGCAGCCCAGGCGGGCGGCGTTCATCATGGTGAACATGCAGGACAGGCCCTTGTTGGCTTCGCCGATCAGCCAGCCTTGCGCGCCGTCCAGATTGATCACCGCGGTGGCGTTGGCCTTGATGCCCATCTTGTGCTCCAGGCTACCGCAGGCGACGGCGTTTCGGCTGCCGTCGGCCAGGTATTTGGGCACGATGAACAGCGAGATGCCCTTCACGTCTTTGGGGGCGTCCGGCAAGCGGGCCAGTACCAGGTGGATGATGTTTTCCGACAGGTCGTGCTCGCCGGCGGAGATGAAGATCTTGGTGCCGCTGATACGGAAGCTGCCGTCACCCTGCGGTTCCGCCTTGGATTTGAGTAGGCCGAGGTCGGTGCCGCAGTGGGGCTCGGTCAGGCACATGGTGCCGGTCCAGCTGCCGTCCACCAATCTGGGCAAGTAAAACGCTTTCTGTTCTTCTGTGCCGTGGGCGTGGATGGCCGAGTAGGCGCCGTGGGACAGGCCGGGATACATCGACCAGGCGACGTTGGCCGAGCACTGCATTTCCATGATGGGAAAGCCGAGACTCTTGGGCAAGCCCTGGCCGCCGTAGGCCGGGTCGCAGTCCAGCGTGGGGAAGCCCAGCTCGCAATATTGCTTGTACGCTTCCTTGAAACCGGCTGGGGTGGTGACGGACTTGGTAGCGCTGTCGTAATGACAGCCTTCCTCATCGCCCTGGCGGTTGAGCGGCGCGAGTTCGGACTCGCAGAACTGGGCGGCCTGTTCCAGATAGGCGCTGAAGATATCCTGTGTCGCCTCTTCATAACCCGGCAACATGGGGATGATGTCCTGTACCTTGATCAGCTCGTTGAGAACGAAGTCAAAATCGCGCAGCGGGGCTTTGTAAGCAGGCATTCGGTTTCTCCAGTCGGTTGGCGGCCTGGTGCGTGCCAGGGCGATACGTTGTTATGATGGTCCTTGGTTGAGTCCAAGAATTCATTCAAACGCTTGTTTAAATTATTCCCGGGCTTTTGACAACTAAATCGCGCCTGTCGTTCCGCAACGTTGCGGTTTCACGACAGCGCGGCGGCATGAAATGGAATGACCTGGCTTAAACGCAAGATGCGCCGCTTTTCCGCGGCGCGGCACGACTGGTTCGCCCGTCCGGGCATGAGGCAGCTGGCCCCGTATCTGGATCGGCCGGCTTATTGGTCCTTCAACCGTCGCAAGGTGGCGATGGGGGTGGCGGTGGGCTTGTATTCGGGAGTCATGCCCGGCTTTACCCAAAAGGCCACCGCGCTGGTCCTGGCGCTCATGCTGCGAGTCAATCTTCCGGCGGCGATGGTGGTGTCGCTATACAGCAATCCATTGACCGTGCTGCCGCTTTACTACCTGGCCTATTGCTATGGAAGATGGTTACTGGGCTCGGATGCCGGGGCTACAATGACGGCGCCTCCGGGGCTTCTCGCGCTGGGTCCTGCCGCCTGGGCCCGGCAAACGCTGGGCTGGCTGATGGAGCTGGGCTGGCCGCTGCTGGTGGGCATGCCGGCGCTGGGCGTCACGTTGGGCGCGGCGGGATATCTGGCGACCCGGGTGCTGTGGCGTTGGGCGGTGGTCAGCGCGTGGAAAAACAGAAAGGCGAAGTGTGGATCTCATTGAAAAGCGGTTGGCGACGCAACTGGTCTATGAAGGCGGTTTCATCAAGGTGAACAAGGACAGGGTAGTCTTGCCGGACGGCAACGAATCGTCCCGCGAATACATTCTGCATCCCGGCGCGGTGGCGGTGCTGGCGGTCACGTCTGCAGGCGAACTGGTGCTGGAGCGGCAATACCGCTATCCGGCGGGCCGCGAATTCATTGAAATTCCGGCGGGGAAAATAGACCCGGACGAAGAGCCGGAGGCGACCGCCAAGAGAGAGTTGCTGGAGGAAACCGGTTATCAGGCAGACCGCTGGACATATCTGGGCACGGCTCATCCCTGCATCGGTTACTCCAACGAAAAAATCAGTTATTACCTCGCGCAAGATCTTATGCTTAGCGAAAGGCAGCTGGACGCGGGCGAATTTCTGGAGGTGCTGACCGTGCCCCTGGACACCGCGATGAATATGGCGCTGACCGGCGAGATCTGCGACAGCAAGTCCATCGTCGGCCTGCACTGGCTGAGCGCCTACCTGAGCGGGAGGATGCGGGGTGTCGAGATTTGACGCGTATTACGATCGGCGGCGGGGCCGCAGGGTCAGCATGGGGTGCAAGGCCCGCATCAAGTCGCTGTTGAGCGGGCAGACCTTTTACGGGGAGTGCGTGGATCTGTCCGTGGATGGCATGGCGCTTCGCTCGGCCTTTGTGCCGCAGTATGGCGAGCGTCTGAATGTGATCGTGCTGGTGCCTGGCGTAGGCGCCGCCTCAGGGAAGCCGTTCGAGGCGGAGGTGGAGGTCAAGCGCTGCAATGAAGTGCAGCGCGGTTTGATATATGAAATCGGCGTCCGAATCGTGCAGCGGAAAAGTTGAGAGTAAAGATATTTGGTCGGGTTTGCACTAAATTCGGTAGCCATTACAAGAATTTACTAAGCTTCATCAATTGTTACAAAAATCAGAATTCAAAAAAATCCATTGATTCAATAGCTTCCCTCGCACAATGTTCTCGACGCTGACTGAATCCGGTTCTTCATGGTTGCGCCTAATGGATTGGCGCTATGCTATACCCAAAAAAGAACCGGAGACACAGTTCAGCACTCTAATTCAGCAAGGGGAAAGGCCGATTGCGACTCGCAGCGCGCCCAGCCCCTGCTACCAGCCAGGAGAGAGTCATGCACCCGGATATCTTCAGTCACTACGCAGTGCGATACGACAAGACCCGCGAGGAGGAGTACACGATCCAGGAGTATCTGGAGCTGTGCAAGAAAGATCCGGGTGCCTATGCCACCGCGGCTGAGCGCATGCTGACCGCCATCGGCGAGCCGGAGCTGGTGGATACCCGCCACGACTCGCGCCTGTCCCGCATTTTCTCCAACAAAGTCATCAAGGTTTACCCGGCGTTCCGCGATTTTTACGGCACCGAGGAGGTGATCGAGCAGGTGGTTGCCTATTTCCGCCATGCGGCTCAAGGGCTGGAAGAGAAGAAACAAATCCTCTATCTGCTGGGGCCTGTGGGCGGCGGCAAGTCGTCCATCGCGGAGAAATTGAAGGAGTTGATGGAGCTGGTTCCGTTCTATTGCCTGAAGGGCAGCCCGGTCAACGAGTCTCCGCTGTCCTTGTTCAACTACGAGGAGGATGGCGCCATTCTGGAGGAGCAGTTCGGCATTCCGCGACGCTACTTGAAGTCCATTCCCAGCCCTTGGGCGGTGAAGCGGCTGCATGAATTCAATGGCGACATAGGCCAGTTCCGAGTGGTCAAGCGTTATCCGTCGGTGCTCAGGCAAGTGGCGGTGGCAAAGACCGAGCCGGGCGACGAAAACAATCAGGACATCAGTTCGCTGGTGGGCAAGGTGGACATTCGCAAGCTGGAAAAGTACGCGCAAGACGATCCGGACGCGTACAGCTATTCCGGCGGTCTGTGCCTGGCCAATCAGGGCCTGCTTGAGTTCGTGGAAATGTTCAAGGCTCCGATCAAGGTGTTGCACCCGCTGCTGACCGCCACCCAGGAAGGCAACTTCAAGGGCACCGAGGGTTTCGGCGCGATTCCCTTTGACGGCATCATCCTGGCCCACTCCAACGAGAGCGAGTGGAAGCAGTTTCGCAACAACAAGAACAACGAGGCCTTCCTCGACCGGATTTACATCGTCAAGGTGCCGTACTGCCTGCGCGTGGCCGAGGAAATCAAGATTTACGACAAGCTGATCCGCAACTCCTCGCTGGGCAAGGCCCCGTGCGCGCCGGGCACGCTGAAGATGATGGCTCAATTCGCGGTGCTGTCGCGGCTGAAGGAGCCAGAAAATTCCAGTTTGTACAGCAAGATGCAGGTGTACGACGGCGACAATCTGAAGGATACCGATCCCAAGGCTAAGTCGTTGCAGGAATACCGCGACTACGCAGGCGTCGACGAAGGCATGGCAGGACTGTCCACCCGCTTCGCCTACAAGATCCTGTCCAAGGTGTTCAATTTCGATCACAGCGAGGTTGCGGCCAACCCGGTGCATCTGCTGTACGTAATCGAGCAGCAGGTGGAGCGCGAGCAGTTCCCGGCGGAAACAGAACAGAAATACCTGACTTTCCTGAAGGAGTATCTGGCACCGAAATACGTTGAATTCATCGGCAAGGAAATCCAGACCGCTTATCTGGAAAGTTATTCCGAATATGGCCAGAACATTTTCGATCGTTACGTCACTTTCGCCGATTATTGGATCCAGGATCAGGAGTATCGCGATCAGGATACTGGCGAAATATTCGATCGCACTTCGTTGAATGCCGAGCTGGAAAAGATTGAGAAACCCGCGGGGATTTCCAATCCCAAGGATTTCCGCAACGAGATCGTCAACTTCGTGTTGCGGGCCCGGGCTAACAACGGCGGCAAGAATCCGACCTGGACCAGCTACGAGAAGCTGCGCACGGTGATAGAGAAGAAGATGTTCTCCAACACCGAAGAACTGCTGCCGGTGATCTCCTTCAACGCCAAGGCCAGCGCCGAGGATGCCAAGAAGCATGAAGACTTTGTCAACCGCATGGTGGAGAAGGGATATACCGCCAAGCAGGTGCGACTGCTGTGCGAATGGTATCTGCGAGTGCGCAAGTCCTCATAAGCCGCCGCGACCGGCCCGGCGCGGCAAGCCGGGCCGGAGGGCGGCGCCGGGCCCGGGAGGCTCGGCGACAAGGAGACACAACCGCGCGCGGCATCTGGCCGCGGGCTCCAGGACAGGAGCCCGTTGAGGTGTGCCGCGCGCCAGAGAGGTGGCTATGTCCCACATCATAGACAGACGCCTCAACGGCAAGAATAAGTCGGCGGTCAATCGCGAACGCTTTCTTCGCCGTTTCAAGGCGCAAATCAAGGAAGCCGTCTCCAAGGCGATCAAGGGACGGAGCATCACCGATATCGAAAGCGGGGAAAAGGTTTCCATTCCGGTGAAGGACATTTCCGAACCCAACTTCCATCACGGCAAGGGCGGGGTATGGGAGAACGTTCATCCCGGCAACGAGGAGTTCATCAAGGGCGACCGCATCCCCCGGCCTCAAGGGGGCGGGGGCGGGGGCGGCAGCAAGGCCAGCCAGGACGGAGAAGGCGAAGACGACTTCGTGTTCCAGCTGTCGCGCGAGGAGTTCATGAACGTGTTCTTCGACGATCTGGCTCTGCCTAACTTGGTCAAAACCCAGTTGATGGGAATCGAGGAACTGAAAACGGTGCGCGCGGGCTATACCAACGACGGCACGCCGACCAACATCAACATCGTGCGTTCGCTGCGCGGGGCGCTGGCCCGTCGGGTGGCGATGTCCGCGCCGACGCTCAGCAGCATCGACGAGGCCGAGGAAGAGCTCGACACGTTGATCGAGTCGGACGACGACAATGCGCGCGAAGTGCGGGAGAAGCGACAACGAATCCACCAGATGAAGGAGCGGCTGGCCAGCATTCCGTGGATAGACCCGTTCGACCTGCGCTACAACAATCGCGTCAAGCAGCCCAAGCCGACCAGCCAAGCGGTGATGTTCTGCATCATGGACGTGTCCGGCTCGATGGACGAGCAGAAGAAAGACATGGCCAAGCGATTCTTCATCCTGCTGTACATGTTTTTGCAGCGCAATTATGAAAAAATCGAGGTGGTGTTCATCCGCCACCATACCAGCGCGGTGGAGGTCAACGAGCAGGACTTCTTCCACTCTCGCGAAAGCGGCGGCACCGTGGTGTCGTCGGCCCTTAACCTGATGAGCGATATCGTCCGCAAGCGCTACGCCAGCAGCGAGTGGAACATCTATGCCGCCCAGGCGTCGGATGGCGACAACTGGGACAGCGATTCCGCCAACTGCGGCCGCATTCTGGAGGAGAGCCTGCTGCCGTATTGCCAGTATTTCGCCTACATCGAAATCACCGAGGGTGAGCCGCAGAACCTGTGGTACGAGTACCTGAAGGTCAAGGCTCAATGTCCGCAGTTCGCGATGCAGAAAATACGCTCCGCTTCGGATATCTATCCGGTTTTCCGCGAACTGTTCAAGCGCCAGCCGGCGAATGGGAGGGTGTCGGCATGAAACGGACGCGCAAGGGGGAGGGCATGGCGCCGATTTCCACCGGGTCGGAATGGACTTTCGATCTGATCGGCGAATACGACCGCGCCATCCGCGCGATCGCAGTAGACGAATTCAAACTGGACGTTTACCCCAACCAGTTGGAAATCATCACCGCCGAACAGATGATGGATGCCTACGCCTCGGTAGGCATGCCGGTCAATTACCACCACTGGAGCTATGGCAAGCATTTCGTTTCCACCGAGAAAAGCTACAAGCGCGGCCAGATGGGCCTGGCTTACGAAATCGTGATCAACTCCAATCCGTGCATCGCCTATTTGATGGAGGAAAACTCCATGATGATGCAGGCGTTGGTGATCGCCCACGCCGCCTATGGCCACAACAGCTTCTTCAAGGGCAACTACCTGTTCCGCTCCTGGACCGACGCTTCAGCCATCATCGATTATCTGGTGTTCGCCAAGAGCTACATCATGAAATGCGAGGAGCGCTACGGCATAGATGAAGTAGAGGAGCTGCTGGACTCCTGCCACGCGCTGATGAATTACGGGGTGGATCGCTACAAGCGTCCACAGAAGCTTTCCCTGGCCAAGGAGCAGGCCCGCCAGGAGGAGCGGGAGCAATACCTGCAGATGCAGGTGAACGATCTGTGGCGCACCATACCGAAGCGAGACAAGGATGGCGGCGACAAGCTTCCGCCGCGCTTCCCTGCTGAACCGCAGGAGAACATTCTCTACTTCATCGAGAAATCCGCGCCCTTGCTTGAGCCCTGGCAGCGAGAGGTGGTGCGGATCGTGCGCAAGGTGGCGCAGTATTTCTATCCGCAGCGGCAGACCCAGGTGATGAATGAGGGGTGGGCCACCTTCTGGCACTACACCATCATGAACCGCTTGTACGACAAGGGCCTGATCACCGACGGCTACATGCTGGAGTTTCTGCAAAGCCATACCAATGTTGTATCGCAGCCGCCGGTCACTGCGCGCTGGTACAGCGGCATCAATCCTTATGCGCTGGGATTTTCGATGTACCAGG
This genomic window from Chromobacterium phragmitis contains:
- a CDS encoding acyl-CoA dehydrogenase C-terminal domain-containing protein; this encodes MPAYKAPLRDFDFVLNELIKVQDIIPMLPGYEEATQDIFSAYLEQAAQFCESELAPLNRQGDEEGCHYDSATKSVTTPAGFKEAYKQYCELGFPTLDCDPAYGGQGLPKSLGFPIMEMQCSANVAWSMYPGLSHGAYSAIHAHGTEEQKAFYLPRLVDGSWTGTMCLTEPHCGTDLGLLKSKAEPQGDGSFRISGTKIFISAGEHDLSENIIHLVLARLPDAPKDVKGISLFIVPKYLADGSRNAVACGSLEHKMGIKANATAVINLDGAQGWLIGEANKGLSCMFTMMNAARLGCGMQGLGLGEASFQGALAYARERLQMRALNGAKCPDKAADPIIVHPDVRRMLLTQKAYTEAGRALAGLLALQLDIEDKHPDASVRADAADLVALLTPVAKAFMTDNGFAAANHGVQVLGGHGYIREWGMEQLVRDARISQIYEGTNGIQAIDLLGRKVLLDQGAKLRKFTKLIHKFCQQHEGHPQLGEFVNPLSKLMKEVGELTMGVGMASLQDKDEAGAAASDYLRLIGHLTYAWLWARMAEVSYARLGHGDDAFYHAKIATARFYYAKLLPEAEALKASIKTGAKPLMALEEAHFAF
- a CDS encoding DUF2062 domain-containing protein, whose amino-acid sequence is MTWLKRKMRRFSAARHDWFARPGMRQLAPYLDRPAYWSFNRRKVAMGVAVGLYSGVMPGFTQKATALVLALMLRVNLPAAMVVSLYSNPLTVLPLYYLAYCYGRWLLGSDAGATMTAPPGLLALGPAAWARQTLGWLMELGWPLLVGMPALGVTLGAAGYLATRVLWRWAVVSAWKNRKAKCGSH
- a CDS encoding NUDIX domain-containing protein; translation: MDLIEKRLATQLVYEGGFIKVNKDRVVLPDGNESSREYILHPGAVAVLAVTSAGELVLERQYRYPAGREFIEIPAGKIDPDEEPEATAKRELLEETGYQADRWTYLGTAHPCIGYSNEKISYYLAQDLMLSERQLDAGEFLEVLTVPLDTAMNMALTGEICDSKSIVGLHWLSAYLSGRMRGVEI
- a CDS encoding PilZ domain-containing protein produces the protein MSRFDAYYDRRRGRRVSMGCKARIKSLLSGQTFYGECVDLSVDGMALRSAFVPQYGERLNVIVLVPGVGAASGKPFEAEVEVKRCNEVQRGLIYEIGVRIVQRKS
- a CDS encoding PrkA family serine protein kinase, encoding MHPDIFSHYAVRYDKTREEEYTIQEYLELCKKDPGAYATAAERMLTAIGEPELVDTRHDSRLSRIFSNKVIKVYPAFRDFYGTEEVIEQVVAYFRHAAQGLEEKKQILYLLGPVGGGKSSIAEKLKELMELVPFYCLKGSPVNESPLSLFNYEEDGAILEEQFGIPRRYLKSIPSPWAVKRLHEFNGDIGQFRVVKRYPSVLRQVAVAKTEPGDENNQDISSLVGKVDIRKLEKYAQDDPDAYSYSGGLCLANQGLLEFVEMFKAPIKVLHPLLTATQEGNFKGTEGFGAIPFDGIILAHSNESEWKQFRNNKNNEAFLDRIYIVKVPYCLRVAEEIKIYDKLIRNSSLGKAPCAPGTLKMMAQFAVLSRLKEPENSSLYSKMQVYDGDNLKDTDPKAKSLQEYRDYAGVDEGMAGLSTRFAYKILSKVFNFDHSEVAANPVHLLYVIEQQVEREQFPAETEQKYLTFLKEYLAPKYVEFIGKEIQTAYLESYSEYGQNIFDRYVTFADYWIQDQEYRDQDTGEIFDRTSLNAELEKIEKPAGISNPKDFRNEIVNFVLRARANNGGKNPTWTSYEKLRTVIEKKMFSNTEELLPVISFNAKASAEDAKKHEDFVNRMVEKGYTAKQVRLLCEWYLRVRKSS
- a CDS encoding YeaH/YhbH family protein is translated as MSHIIDRRLNGKNKSAVNRERFLRRFKAQIKEAVSKAIKGRSITDIESGEKVSIPVKDISEPNFHHGKGGVWENVHPGNEEFIKGDRIPRPQGGGGGGGSKASQDGEGEDDFVFQLSREEFMNVFFDDLALPNLVKTQLMGIEELKTVRAGYTNDGTPTNINIVRSLRGALARRVAMSAPTLSSIDEAEEELDTLIESDDDNAREVREKRQRIHQMKERLASIPWIDPFDLRYNNRVKQPKPTSQAVMFCIMDVSGSMDEQKKDMAKRFFILLYMFLQRNYEKIEVVFIRHHTSAVEVNEQDFFHSRESGGTVVSSALNLMSDIVRKRYASSEWNIYAAQASDGDNWDSDSANCGRILEESLLPYCQYFAYIEITEGEPQNLWYEYLKVKAQCPQFAMQKIRSASDIYPVFRELFKRQPANGRVSA
- a CDS encoding SpoVR family protein, giving the protein MKRTRKGEGMAPISTGSEWTFDLIGEYDRAIRAIAVDEFKLDVYPNQLEIITAEQMMDAYASVGMPVNYHHWSYGKHFVSTEKSYKRGQMGLAYEIVINSNPCIAYLMEENSMMMQALVIAHAAYGHNSFFKGNYLFRSWTDASAIIDYLVFAKSYIMKCEERYGIDEVEELLDSCHALMNYGVDRYKRPQKLSLAKEQARQEEREQYLQMQVNDLWRTIPKRDKDGGDKLPPRFPAEPQENILYFIEKSAPLLEPWQREVVRIVRKVAQYFYPQRQTQVMNEGWATFWHYTIMNRLYDKGLITDGYMLEFLQSHTNVVSQPPVTARWYSGINPYALGFSMYQDIKRICEEPTDEDRAWFPDLAGSNWRESLEFAMRNFKDESFISQYLSPKLIRDFRFFSICDDDRDDKLEISSIHDEEGYRDIRGKLAEQYNLGSREPNIQVWSVNMRGDRSLTLRHTMHNRRPLEEQSAQEVLKHVCRLWGFDVRLESVDGNGEVKQVYEVQAIREPETA